Proteins encoded by one window of Candidatus Tanganyikabacteria bacterium:
- a CDS encoding S8 family serine peptidase, giving the protein SQASPVVAGVAALLKSRDKRMTPAQVRDRLMKTARDLGPAGFDPHHGAGLVDAAAAVR; this is encoded by the coding sequence CAGCCAGGCCTCCCCGGTGGTCGCGGGCGTCGCGGCGCTGCTCAAGAGCCGCGACAAGCGCATGACTCCCGCGCAGGTGCGCGACCGGCTGATGAAGACCGCCCGCGACCTCGGCCCGGCCGGCTTCGACCCCCACCATGGCGCGGGCCTGGTGGACGCCGCCGCGGCGGTGCGGTAA